The genomic interval TCCTGTCCGTGTCTTTGTTCGTCACCGCTCTCTATTTCCCGAGAAATGTCGACGGCGAGCGACAGGGTTCGCAGGATTTGGTCGATGCGCGGCGTATTGTTCCAGCATATGTGCCATGCATTCGAATCCAGCCTCATCCGCCCGCAGAATCCGGAGGTGCTCGCCGTTTGCTTCGCCCTCGCGCTCTCGCAAAGCTCGGCGCTCTGTTCGCGCTGCCGCTCGCCGCGGCCGCTCCCGCGTATTTCGCTGCGTCTCCGCGCGCCTTTGCGTCCATCCAGGCCGCTGCCGCCACCACGGGCTCGGTCGGCGCACTCGTCGTCCCCGGCGTGGGGCAGGTGTCGGTTGCGTGGTGGCGGGCAGGTGGGCACGTGTATGCACCGCTTTCCGCCTGCGTCGCCTGGTTCAACCTCATGCACGTCCCCCAAGCTTTCACGTCGAGCGGATGGGTGGTGGGAGATCTCCCGTCGTCCTCGCAGGCGGCGCCAAGCTCCAATTCCGGGCCGCTCTACCTCTGGTACTGGCAGCCCGCCCACGGCGACGAGGTCACGTACGCCGGTCCCATTGATGCGAATGCCATCGTGAAAGGCGGTCAAATCTACGTGGATGTGGACGCGCTGCGGCAGCTGTTGGCTGCGTTTCACGTGCAGACGCGGTGGCAGGGCTCGCAGTTGGCCGTGATCGATCCCGTCCCGCAGATGTCGCTGCCGCCCTCGGGCGTTGCCTCGTCGGCGTACCAACAGCCGGGGGACCTCTGGCCGGAGCCGTGGTTCTACGGAGAATCGGGCGTCACCTCCTCGGCGCTCTACAATCCGCTGACGCCGGTTCTCCCTCTTCGCCTTCAGACTCAGGACGGTTTCTCGGGCGAGGCGATGATTACGGTCAGGTCCGAGGCCCAGCCGGACGAGATTCACCGCTACAGCGCCCGCATGGTGAGCGGCGCGCTCGACGCCACCATCCGCCTGCCTTTCACCGGGCCGCTGTACGTCGAAGTGGATGAAGTTCTGAACGCGTCGTCGCTCAAGCTGCGCCCCCTGGCCTACAGCCGCGCCATCGAGTCCGCGGCGCCGAGCCTCTCACTCCAGAGCCTCGGGCTTCTCCAGAGCTGGTTTGTGAACGACAACGAATCGCCGCAGGTGGCAGCGCTCGCGGCTTCCATCGCGTATCCGAGCGGCGGTGCGCGGGCGCTCTCGCCGCAACAGGTGGATGAGAAGATCCAGGCCATCTCGGACTGGGCGTCGCTGCACATCTGGTACAACTGGCCCGCCTACCTGAACGGTCAGGTTCCGTGGCAGCAGATGACCACCACACTGTCGCTTCACTACGGCGTGTGCCAGGACATCTCGGGCGTCGCGGCGGGGCTCCTGCGCGCGCTCGGCATCCCGGCGCTCGTGGTGCAGGGGCAGGGCCTGGGTGAACTCGGGTGGGGACCTCACCAGTGGGACGAGGCGTGGGACGGGCGCAGGTGGGTGGTCTTCGATCCGACGCTCGACGCCGTGTACACGAGCGATCAAGGCATCTCTCCGCCGTCGTCCGTCACGCACGACGATTTCGATCCGCCTGCGGTCGTGTTCGCCCAAAACCACCGCGGCGGCCAAATCGCCGATTGGTAAAGCCGTACCTCGAAGAGGCCAAGGAGGGGATGTTTGTGAACGTGAATCGATATGCGGAAAACCCGCTCATCACCCCGAAGGACGTGCCACCTTCGCATCCCGATATGCGCGTCATTGGCGCGTTTAATGCAGGCGTGGCTCGCGTGGGCGACGAGACGGTGCTCGTGCTGCGCGTCGCGGAGCAGGCAAGCGCGGACGAGGACGCCGTCGGCGTGCCCGTCTACAACCCCGCGCACCGAACGGTCGAGGTCCACTGGTTCAAGCGCTCGGATCCGCACTACGACTTCTCCGATCCGCGCGCGGTGCGCCGCAAGGACACCGGCGAGACGGTGTGGCTCACGTCCATGTCCCATCTGCGCCTCGCGCGAAGCCGCGACGGCCGCCACTTCACCGTGGAGGAGAAGCCGTTTCTCGCTCCCGAGACCCCGTACGAGGCGTTCGGCGTCGAAGACCCGCGGGTGGCCGAGATCGGCGGCGTTTACTACATCACTTACACCGCCGTGTCCGATCACGGCGTCGCCGTGGGCCTGGCCGCGACGCGGGATTTTCGCCACGTCTGGCGCCTCGGCCTCATCCTGCCGCCGGAGAACAAGGACGTGGTCCTCTTTCCGGAGCGCATCGGTTCGCACTACTACCTGCTCCATCGCCCTGCGCCGCGGGGCCTCGGCGAACTCGACATCTGGCTTGCGGAATCGCCGAACCTGCGCGCCTGGGGCAATCATCGCTTTCTGCTCGCGCCGCGCAAGGACAGCTGGGACAGCCTGCGCGTCGGTGGGGGCGCCGTGCCCATCCGCACGGACAAGGGCTGGCTCATCCTGTACCACGGCGCCAACGAGAAGAACGAGTACGCCATGGGGGCTTGCCTCGTGGATCTCGGCGATCCGTCGCGGGTCCTGGCGCGATCGGCCGAGCCCATCCTCAAGCCCGAGGCGCTGTACGAGCTGGCGGGCTTTTTCCGCGGCGTGGTGTTCTCCTGCGGGGCCTGGGTGGAAGGCGACGTCGTGCACATGTATTACGGTGTGGCCGACGAGTCGCTCGCGGGGGCGGACCTTTCCCTCCGCGACATCCTGGATAGCCTCGCCTGAGGCGGCCCGCGGCGTCC from Alicyclobacillus acidocaldarius subsp. acidocaldarius DSM 446 carries:
- a CDS encoding transglutaminase-like domain-containing protein gives rise to the protein MLRPRALAKLGALFALPLAAAAPAYFAASPRAFASIQAAAATTGSVGALVVPGVGQVSVAWWRAGGHVYAPLSACVAWFNLMHVPQAFTSSGWVVGDLPSSSQAAPSSNSGPLYLWYWQPAHGDEVTYAGPIDANAIVKGGQIYVDVDALRQLLAAFHVQTRWQGSQLAVIDPVPQMSLPPSGVASSAYQQPGDLWPEPWFYGESGVTSSALYNPLTPVLPLRLQTQDGFSGEAMITVRSEAQPDEIHRYSARMVSGALDATIRLPFTGPLYVEVDEVLNASSLKLRPLAYSRAIESAAPSLSLQSLGLLQSWFVNDNESPQVAALAASIAYPSGGARALSPQQVDEKIQAISDWASLHIWYNWPAYLNGQVPWQQMTTTLSLHYGVCQDISGVAAGLLRALGIPALVVQGQGLGELGWGPHQWDEAWDGRRWVVFDPTLDAVYTSDQGISPPSSVTHDDFDPPAVVFAQNHRGGQIADW
- a CDS encoding glycoside hydrolase family 130 protein — encoded protein: MFVNVNRYAENPLITPKDVPPSHPDMRVIGAFNAGVARVGDETVLVLRVAEQASADEDAVGVPVYNPAHRTVEVHWFKRSDPHYDFSDPRAVRRKDTGETVWLTSMSHLRLARSRDGRHFTVEEKPFLAPETPYEAFGVEDPRVAEIGGVYYITYTAVSDHGVAVGLAATRDFRHVWRLGLILPPENKDVVLFPERIGSHYYLLHRPAPRGLGELDIWLAESPNLRAWGNHRFLLAPRKDSWDSLRVGGGAVPIRTDKGWLILYHGANEKNEYAMGACLVDLGDPSRVLARSAEPILKPEALYELAGFFRGVVFSCGAWVEGDVVHMYYGVADESLAGADLSLRDILDSLA